From one Pseudoliparis swirei isolate HS2019 ecotype Mariana Trench chromosome 5, NWPU_hadal_v1, whole genome shotgun sequence genomic stretch:
- the usp24 gene encoding ubiquitin carboxyl-terminal hydrolase 24 isoform X5 — protein METEEEQHITTLLCMGFPDPDVIRKALRLAKNDINEAVALLTNESPGLGYGYEPMESGPAPGVGSTGDVESGGSSSGTGGGGGRTGTTGGFDPPPAYHDVVDSERSNDENGNCSGGSMEFPTTNLYELESRVFTDHWSIPYKREESLGKCLIAATCLARLGLADADENCKRFIDRCMPEAFKKLLTSSAVHKWGTEIHEGIYNMLMLLVELVAERVKQDPVAVNLMGVLTMAFNPDNEYHFKNRMKACQRNWAEVFGEEANMFAVSPSNAYQKEPHGWLVDLVNRFGELGGFTAIQTKLNVDEIEIACVSALVQPLGVGAEYLNSSLVQPMLDPVIHKMITYVQNLEEKDLKDKRLVSIPDLLSAIKLLCMRFQRELVTVVDDLRLDTLLRMLKTPHFSTKMNSLKEVTKLIEESTVSKTVKNAIDTDKLLDWLVENSVLSIALEGNIDQAQYCERIKGIIELLGSKLSLDELSKIWKIQAGQSSTVIENIHTIIAAAAVKFSFDQLTHLFVLIQKSWEVESDRVRQKLLSLIGRIGRETRSETTTGKVLEVLWELAHLPSLPTSLVQQALEEHLGILSDAYAVKETVKRGYIIKCIEDIKKTHTQEDCRGSDTQSSFLTGTWGKKKASSVAKASQQSSPQAVWVVPALRQLHEITRSFIKQTYQKQDKSIIQDLKKNFEIVKLITGSLVCCHRLAVTAAGNNGLSGSTLVDGRYTYQEYLDSHLRFLAFFLQEASLYLVWNRAKELWECLVSGPDVCELDRELCFEWFTKGQHDLESDVQQQLFKEKILKLEPYEITMNGFNLFKTFFENVNLCDHRLKRQGTQLCVERLDLAGMDFIWRIAMETPDEEIANEAIQLIITYSYTNLNPKMKKDSVSLHKKFIADCYKRLEAASSALGGPTLTHAVTRATKMLTATTMPTVATSVQSPSRYRGGFGSTKLVIIERLLLLAERYVITIEDLYSVPRTILPHGASYNGHPVTLHITYESTKDTFTLETHSNEMIGSIRWKISEHLSCPVDNVQIFANDSVMTMNRDQKLLSQLGFSDEQTLTVKSSGTGTPSGSSESSASASSSSSSAVFNSAYALEQEKSLPGVVMALVCNVFEMLYQLANLDETRITLRVRKLLLLIPTDPDVQDALDNFVPKESSVWSHQKTLFQGTGSRSPSTSSKQQHQPSAASILESLFRSSAPGMSTFRVLYNLEVLSSKLMPTSDDEMAKTSSKSFCENFLKAGGLSLVVNVMQRDSVPSEVDYETRQGVYSICLQLARFLLVGQSMPSALDDDVIRDGESLSSRPFRNAGRAGRQLSLCGTPEKSSYRQMSLSERSSIRVEEIIPAARVAIQTMEVGDFTATVACFMRLTWAAAAGRLDLVGSPQPIRETHSALLPQGVRTRVSSTGSNCSSSSEGESPPTALHAGICVRQQCVSVKDAIIAREALSLLVTCLQLRCQQLCSFYNLPSVNDFIIDVLLGSPSGEIRRVACDQLYTLSQTDTSAFAELQKPNLFLISVVLTAQLPLWSPTSIMRGVNQRLLSQCTEYFDLRCQLLDDLTTSEMEVLNVSAAAMLEDEISWLDNFEPSWSSEMETSEADNILLAGHLRLIKTLLSLCGNEKEQLGPSLIQQLLDDFLFRASRIIINSSSPAPSPAPSHDFHPKCSTASSRLAAYEVLVMLADSSLPNLRLITRELMSMHHQSDPSLCKEFDYLPPVESRSSSGFVGLKNGGATCYMNAVFQQLYMQPGLPEAFLSIEDDTDQPEESVFYQVQSLFGHLMESKLQYYIPENFWKIFKMWNKELYVREQQDAYEFFTSLVDQLDEHLKKMGREQIFKNTFQGIFSDQKICKDCPHRYEREETFMALNLGVTSCQSLEISLDQFVRGEVLEGSNAYYCEKCKEKRTTVKRTCIKSLPSVLCIHLMRFGFDWESGRSIKYDEQIRFPWVLNMEPYTVSGMARQDCSVEGGEGRGDGTSGGSPRKKVTISENYELVGVVVHSGQAHAGHYYSFIKDRRGSARGHWYKFNDNVVEEFDMNDETLEYECFGGEYRPKVYDQSNPYPDVRRRYWNAYMLFYQKISDQNSPVLPKKSRVSIMRQEAEDLTLSAPSSPDVSPQSSPRPPRANNDRLTLLTRLVRKGEKKGLFVEKMPASIYQMVRDENLKFMRNRDVYNSDYFNFTLSLASVNATKLKHPDYQPMAKESLQLAVHFLLHTYLHTKKKLRVDTEEWMATVEVLLSKSCEACQWLVQYLSGPEGREMTRICLLECSVREVRVVVASILERTLESALHFGDPGVDGLTDTLLSLLDKDVPENVKNCTQYFGLFSNFAQQGCGPCQLLLKHSAYRRMLIFLLGPNRQNNQNRRWSPAQAREFLHLHNTLALITLHCDLNAQRTQAPGVFKLRVSCVPASTQLLPLHADILASLFTPEGQPYLLEVMFAMRELSGPLSLLIEMVTYSSYCNEPFSLGVLQLLKTQLETAPPHELKNVFQMLQELLVMEDPLQTQRLKYAFESEKGLLALMHQSNNVDSRRCYQCVKFLVTLAQKCAPAKEYFKDLSGHWSWAVQWLQKKMTEHYWTPQSNVSNETSTNKTFQRTISAQDTLAYATALLNEKEQSGSSNGSDGSPANDNADRSLRQGSESPMMLGDSKSDLEDVDP, from the exons cggagCAACGATGAGAACGGGAACTGCTCGGGGGGCAGCATGGAGTTCCCCACCACCAACCTGTACGAGCTGGAGAGCCGCGTCTTCACCGACCACTGGTCCATCCCCTACAAGAGGGAGGAGTCCCTGGGCAAGTGTCTCATCGCGGCCACCTGCCTCGCCCGGCTCG GTCTCGCTGACGCTGACGAGAACTGCAAGCGGTTCATAGACCGCTGCATGCCGGAGGCCTTCAAAAAG ctGCTGACCAGCAGCGCGGTGCACAAGTGGGGCACCGAGATCCACGAGGGGATCTACAACATGCTCAtgctgctggtggagctggtCGCCGAGAGGGTGAAGCAGGACCCCGTCGCCGTGAACCTGATGGGAGTCCTGACGATG GCCTTCAACCCCGACAACGAATATCACTTCAAGAACCGGATGAAGGCGTGTCAGAGGAACTGGGCCGAGGTCTTTGGGGAAGAGGCCAACATGTTCGCCGTGTCTCCCAGCAACGCCTATCAGAaa GAGCCTCACGGTTGGCTGGTGGATTTGGTGAATCGG TTTGGAGAGTTGGGAGGATTCACCGCCATCCAGACGAAGCTCAACGTGGACGAAATCGAGATCGCC TGCGTGTCGGCTCTCGTTCAGCCTCTTGGAGTCGGTGCAGAATATCTGAACTCCAGCCTCGTCCAG cCCATGCTCGACCCAGTCATCCATAAGATGATCACGTATGTGCAGAACCTGGAGGAGAAGGACCTTAAAGACAAG CGTCTGGTGAGCATCCCGGACCTGCTGTCGGCCATCAAGCTGCTGTGCATGAGGTTCCAGAGGGAACTCGTCACCGTGGTGGACGACCTGCGGCTCGACACGCTGCTGCGCATGCTCAAAACCCCCCACTTCTCCACCAAGATGAACTCCCTCAAAGAG GTGACCAAGTTGATAGAGGAGAGCACCGTGTCAAAGACGGTGAAGAATGCCATTGACACGGATAAACTTTTGGACTGGCTGGTGGAGAACTCGGTCCTATCAATAGCGCTGGAGG GTAACATCGATCAAGCTCAGTACTGCGAGAGAATCAAGGGAATCATTGAGTTGCTTGGGAGTAAACTGTCGCTGGACGAGCTCTCCAAGATCTGGAAAATACAG GCGGGTCAATCATCAACTGTGATAGAAAACATTCATACAATCATCGCCGCTGCTGCTGTGAAGTTCAGCTTCGATCAACTCACCCACCTCTTCGTCCTCATTCAGAAG AGCTGGGAGGTTGAGAGCGACCGCGTGAGGCAGAAGCTGCTCAGTCTGATCGGGAGGATCGGCAGAGAGACTCGCTCCGAAACGACAACAGGAAAG GTGCTGGAGGTGCTGTGGGAGCTGGCTCACCTCCCCAGCCTGCCCACCAGTCTGGTGCAGCAGGCGCTGGAGGAGCACCTGGGGATCCTGAGCGACGCCTACGCCGTCAAGGAGACCGTGAAGCGCGGTTACATCATCAAATGCATCGAGGACATCAAGAAG ACTCACACTCAGGAGGACTGTAGAGGCAGCGACACTCAAAGCTCTTTTCTTACGGGCACTTGGGGCAAGAAGAAGGCCAGCTCTGTGGCCAAA gcttcCCAGCAGAGCAGTCCTCAGGCGGTCTGGGTCGTTCCTGCTCTGCGGCAGCTGCACGAGATCACCCGGTCCTTCATCAAGCAGACGTACCAGAAGCAGGACAAG AGCAtcatccaggacttgaagaagAACTTCGAGATCGTCAAGCTGATCACCGGCTCCCTCGTGTGCTGCCACCGGCTGGCGGTGACGGCGGCGGGCAACAACGGCCTCTCGGGCTCGACTCTGGTGGACGGGCGGTACACCTACCAGGAG tatcTGGACAGCCACCTGCGCTTCCTGGCCTTCTTCCTGCAGGAGGCCAGCCTCTACCTGGTGTGGAACCGGGCCAAGGAGCTGTGGGAGTGTCTGGTGTCGGGGCCGGACGTCTGTGAACTGGACCGTGAG ctgtgttttGAGTGGTTCACTAAAGGACAGCACGACCTGGAGAGTGACGTCCAGCAGCAGCTCTTCAAGGAGAAGATCCTAAAGCTGGAGCCCTACGAGATCACCATGAACG GGTTCAATCTGTTCAAGACCTTCTTTGAGAACGTCAACCTGTGTGACCATCGCCTCAAACGCCAGGGCACCCAGCTG tgtgTGGAGCGCCTGGACCTGGCAGGGATGGACTTTATCTGGCGCATCGCCATGGAAACCCCTGATGAAGAGATCGCCAACGAGGCCATCCAGCTCATTATCACGTATAGCTACACCAACCTCAACCCCAAAATGAAgaag GACTCGGTGTCTTTGCACAAGAAGTTCATCGCTGATTGTTACAAGCGTCTGGAG GCGGCGAGCTCGGCGCTCGGCGGGCCCACTCTGACGCACGCCGTTACCAGGGCAACCAAGATGCTGACGGCCACCACCATGCCGACCGTGGCCACATCTGTACAATCACCATCCAGGTACAGAGGGGGGTTTGG atCCACTAAGCTGGTGATAATTGAGCGGCTGCTGCTATTGGCCGAACGCTACGTCATCACCATCGAG gacTTGTACTCTGTTCCTCGCACTATTCTACCTCACGGGGCCTCGTACAACGGCCACCCCGTCACCCTCCACATCACCTACGAGTCCACCAAAGACACCTTCACCTTAGAG aCCCACAGTAATGAGATGATAGGAAGTATCCGGTGGAAGATCTCGGAGCACTTGAGCTGCCCGGTGGACAACGTCCAGATCTTTGCCAACGACAGCGTG ATGACCATGAACCGGGACCAGAAGCTTCTCTCCCAGCTCGGCTTCAGCGACGAGCAGACGCTGACGGTGAAGAGCTCGGGCACCGGCACGCCGTCCGGCAGCTCCGAGTCCTCGGCCtcggcctccagcagctccagctccGCCGTCTTCAACTCCGCCTACGCCTTGGAGCAg GAGAAGTCGCTGCCCGGCGTGGTGATGGCATTGGTGTGCAACGTGTTCGAGATGCTTTACCAGCTGGCCAACCTCGATGAAACCAG gaTCACGCTCCGCGtgaggaagctgctgctgctcatcccGACAGACCCAGATGTTCAGGACGCGCTCGACAACTTTGTCCCTAAGGAGTCCAGCGTCTGGAGCCACCAG AAGACCCTGTTCCAGGGAACCGGCTCTCGCTCTCCGTCCACGTCCTCCAAGCAGCAGCACCAGCCGAGCGCCGCGTCCATCCTGGAGTCCCTCTTCAGGTCCTCGGCCCCGGGCATGTCCACCTTCAGGGTGCTCTACAACCTGGAG GTGTTGAGCTCAAAGCTCATGCCCACGTCGGACGACGAGATGGCGAAGACCAGCAGCAAGTCCTTCTGCGAGAACTTCCTGAAAGCGGGAGGCCTCAG TCTGGTGGTGAACGTCATGCAGAGAGACTCCGTCCCCTCAGAGGTCGACTACGAGACCCGGCAAGGAGTCTACTCCATCTGCCTGCAGCTggccag GTTCCTCCTGGTGGGTCAGAGCATGCCTTCGGCGCTGGACGACGACGTCATCCGAGACGGCGAGTCGCTGTCGTCGCGTCCATTCCGTAACGCCGGGCGAGCCGGGCGCCAGCTGTCCCTGTGCGGCACGCCGGAGAAGTCCTCGTACCGGCAGATGTCTCTGTCCGAGCGCTCCTCCATCCGGGTGGAGGAGATCATCCCGGCGGCCCGCGTCGCCATTCAG aCGATGGAGGTGGGCGACTTCACCGCCACGGTGGCGTGCTTCATGCGGCTGACCTGGGCGGCCGCTGCAGGCCGGTTGGATCTGGTCGGCAgccctcagccaatcagagagacgCACAGCGCCCTGCTGCCGCAGGGGGTCCGCACCAGAGTCAGCAGTACAG GAAGTAACTGCAGCTCCAGCAGCGAGGGCGAGTCCCCGCCGACCGCACTGCATGCTGGGATATGCGTGCGACAGCAGTGCGTCTCCGTCAAAGACGCCATCATCGCCCGCGAGGCTCTGTCGCTGCTCGTCACCTGTCTGCAGCTACGCTGCCAGCAGCtgt GCTCTTTCTACAACCTTCCCTCCGTCAACGATTTCATCATCGATGTTCTGCTGGGATCTCCCAGCGGAGAG ATCCGCCGCGTGGCGTGCGACCAGCTCTACACGCTGAGCCAGACGGACACGTCGGCCTTCGCCGAGCTCCAGAAGCCCAACTTGTTCCTCATCTCCGTCGTCCTCACCGCCCAGCTGCCGCTCTGGAGCCCCACCTCCATCATGAGAGGAGTCAaccagag GTTGCTCTCCCAATGCACCGAATACTTTGACCTCAGATGTCAGCTCCTGGACGACCTCACCA CGTCGGAGATGGAGGTGCTGAACGTGAGCGCGGCCGCGATGCTGGAGGACGAGATCTCCTGGCTGGACAACTTCGAGCCCAGCTGGAGCTCCGAGATGGAGACGAGCGAGGCGGACAACATCCTGCTGGCCGGACACCTGCGGCTCATCAAGACGCTGCTGTCGCTCTGCGGCAACGAGAAGGAGCAGCTGg gtCCGTCTCTCATCCAGCAGCTATTGGACGACTTCCTGTTTCGAGCCTCACGCATCATCATCAACAgctcaagccccgccccctcccccgcgCCGAGCCACGACTTCCACCCCAA gtgcagCACGGCCAGCAGCCGGCTGGCGGCCTACGAGGTGCTGGTGATGCTGGCCGACAGCTCTCTGCCCAACCTGCGGCTCATCACCAGGGAGCTCATGTCCATGCACCACCAGTCGGACCCGTCGCTCTGCAAGGAGTTCGAC taccTTCCCCCCGTGGAGAGCCGGTCCAGTTCTGGGTTCGTGGGGCTGAAGAACGGCGGCGCCACGTGCTACATGAACGCTGTGTTTCAGCAGCTCTACATGCAGCCCGGCCTGCCAGAG gccttCCTGTCCATCGAGGACGACACGGACCAGCCGGAGGAGAGCGTCTTCTACCAGGTCCAGTCTCTGTTCGGCCACCTGATGGAGAGCAAGCTGCAGTACTACATCCCCGAGAACTTCTGGAAG ATCTTCAAGATGTGGAACAAGGAGCTGTACGTGCGGGAGCAGCAGGACGCCTACGAGTTCTTCACCAGCCTGGTGGACCAGCTGGACGAGCACCTCAAG AAAATGGGCCGAGAGCAAATCTTCAAAAACACGTTCCAGGGAATCTTCTCCGACCAGAAGATCTGCAAAGACTGTCCTCACCG GTACGAGCGTGAGGAGACCTTCATGGCGTTGAACCTGGGCGTGACGTCGTGCCAGAGCCTGGAGATCTCATTGGACCAGTTTGTGAGGGGCGAGGTGCTGGAGGGCAGCAACGCCTACTACTGCGAGAAGTGCAAGGAGAAG AGAACCACGGTGAAGAGGACGTGCATCAAGTCGCTGCCCAGCGTGCTCTGCATCCACCTCATGCGCTTCGGCTTCGACTGGGAGAGCGGCCGCTCCATCAAATACGACGAGCAGATCCGG TTCCCCTGGGTGCTGAACATGGAGCCCTACACCGTGTCCGGGATGGCGCGTCAGGACTGCAGCGTGGAGGGCGGCGAGGGCCGCGGCGACGGCACCTCGGGGGGCTCGCCCAGGAAGAAGGTCACGATCTCTGAGAACTACGAGCTGGTGGGCGTGGTGGTGCACAGCGGGCAGGCGCACGCCGGCCACTACTACTCCTTCATCAAGGACCGCCG CGGCAGCGCTCGGGGCCACTGGTACAAGTTCAACGacaacgtggtggaggagttcgACATGAACGACGAGACTCTGGAGTACGAGTGCTTCGGCGGAGAGTACCGGCCCAAAGTGTACGACCAGT ccaACCCGTACCCCGACGTGCGGCGGCGCTACTGGAACGCCTACATGTTGTTCTACCAGAAGatcagcgaccagaactcgccCGTCCTGCCCAAGAAGAGCCGAGTCAGCATCATGCGGCAGGAGGCCGAGGACCTGACGCT CTCCGCCCCGTCGTCTCCTGACGTTTCCCCCCAGTCGTCTCCTCGTCCCCCGAGGGCCAACAACGACCggctcaccctcctcacccgcCTGGTGCGCAAGGGCGAGAAGAAGGGCCTGTTCGTGGAGAAGATGCCCGCCAGCATCTACCAG ATGGTGAGGGACGAGAACCTGAAGTTCATGAGGAACCGAGACGTCTACAACAGCGACTACTTCAACTTCACCCTCTCCCTGGCCTCCGTCAACGCA ACGAAGCTGAAGCATCCGGACTACCAGCCTATGGCCAAAGAGAGTCTTCAGCTGGCGGTGCACTTCCTCCTTCACACCTACCTGCACACCAAAAAGAAACTCAG GGTGGACACGGAGGAATGGATGGCCACGGTGGAGGTGCTGCTGTCCAAGAGCTGCGAGGCGTGCCAGTGGTTGGTGCAGTACCTGAGCGGACCAGAGGGGCGCGAGATGACCAG gaTCTGCCTGCTGGAGTGCAGCGTGAGGGAGGTGCGGGTGGTGGTggcctccatcctggagaggaccCTGGAGAGCGCGCTGCACTTCGGGGACCCGGGCGTGGACGGGCTGACGGACACGCTGCTGTCGCTGCTCGACAAAGACGTGCCCGAGAACGTCAAGAACTGCACGCAGTACTTCGGCCTCTTCAGCAACTTCGCTCAGCAG GGATGCGGTCCCTGTCAGCTGCTGTTGAAACACTCGGCTTATCGGCGGATGCTCATCTTCCTGCTGGGACCCAACAGGCAAAACAACCAG AACCGGCGCTGGAGTCCGGCTCAGGCCCGTGAGTTCCTTCACCTGCACAACACGCTGGCCCTCATCACGCTGCACTGCGACCTCAACGCCCAGCGGACGCAGG CTCCTGGAGTGTTTAAACTGCGTGTGAGCTGCGTTCCGGCCTCTActcagctcctccccctccacgccgACATCCTGGCCTCGCTCTTCACTCCGGAGGGACAGCCGTACCTTCTagag GTGATGTTCGCCATGCGCGAGCTGTCGGGGCCGCTGTCGCTCCTCATCGAGATGGTGACCTACTCCTCCTACTGCAACGAGCCCTTCAGCCTCGGCGTGCTGCAGCTGCTCaag ACGCAGCTGGAGACGGCGCCGCCTCACGAGCTGAAGAACGTGTTTCAGATGCTTCAGGAGCTGCTG GTCATGGAGGACCCGCTGCAGACGCAGAGGCTCAAGTACGCCTTCGAGTCGGAGAAAGGCCTTTTAG cTTTGATGCACCAGAGCAACAACGTTGACAGCAGGCGCTGCTACCAGTGTGTGAAGTTCCTGGTCACGTTGGCCCAGAA gtgtgCTCCAGCCAAAGAGTACTTCAAGGACTTGTCTGGTCACTGGAGTTGGGCCGTGCAGTGGCTGCAAAAAAAG ATGACTGAACATTACTGGACTCCACAGAGCAACGTCTCCAATGAGACATCCACCAACAAAACCTTCCAGCGTACCATCTcggcacag GACACGTTGGCCTACGCCACGGCGCTGCTGAACGAGAAGGAGCAGTCCGGCAGCAGCAACGGCTCCGACGGCAGCCCGGCCAACGACAACGCCGACCGCAGCCTCCGCCAG GGGTCAGAATCTCCCATGATGCTCGGCGACTCAAAGAGCGACCTGGAAGACGTCGACCCCTAG